One stretch of Fictibacillus sp. b24 DNA includes these proteins:
- a CDS encoding VOC family protein: MIYEMTVQVRVANMTEGQRYYETLLNRPPDFNPHDGFAEWELLPNCWLQVAEGTPTEGNGPIRLGVMDLDGERTRLIKNLNIEHFEIFERDEVPVRWATFSDPWGNRLGLFEYKDEEATYEKLQQAVRR; the protein is encoded by the coding sequence ATGATATATGAAATGACTGTTCAAGTTCGTGTTGCTAACATGACTGAAGGACAGCGATATTATGAAACGCTGCTGAACCGTCCACCAGACTTCAATCCACATGATGGATTCGCAGAATGGGAACTGCTTCCTAACTGCTGGCTGCAGGTAGCAGAAGGAACTCCCACAGAAGGAAACGGACCGATTCGTTTAGGTGTTATGGATCTTGATGGTGAACGTACACGTTTGATTAAGAATTTAAACATTGAACACTTTGAGATTTTTGAACGCGATGAAGTTCCTGTAAGATGGGCTACTTTTTCAGATCCTTGGGGAAACCGCTTAGGATTGTTTGAATACAAAGATGAAGAAGCTACGTATGAAAAGCTTCAACAGGCAGTAAGGAGATAG